One Streptomyces sp. L2 genomic window carries:
- a CDS encoding methylmalonyl-CoA mutase family protein, giving the protein MDAHAIEEGRRRWQARYDAARKRDADFTTLSGDPVEPVYGPRPGDTYEGFERIGWPGEYPFTRGLHPTGYRGRTWTIRQFAGFGNAEQTNERYKMILAAGGGGLSVAFDMPTLMGRDSDDPRSLGEVGHCGVAIDSAADMEVLFKDIPLGDVTTSMTISGPAVPVFCMYLVAAERQGVEPAVLNGTLQTDIFKEYIAQKEWLFQPEPHLRLIGDLMEHCAAGIPAYKPLSVSGYHIREAGATAAQELAYTLADGFGYVELGLSRGLDVDVFAPGLSFFFDAHLDFFEEIAKFRAARRIWARWMRDVYGAQSDKAQWLRFHTQTAGVSLTAQQPYNNVVRTAVEALSAVLGGTNSLHTNALDETLALPSEQAAEIALRTQQVLMEETGVANVADPLGGSWYVEQLTDRIEADAEKIFEQIKERGLRAHPDGQHPIGPITSGILRGIEDGWFTGEIAESAFRYQQALEKGEKRVVGVNVATGSVTGDLEILRVSHEVEREQVRILGERKGARDEAAVRSALEAMLAAARGGSNMIEPMLEAVRAEATLGEICGVLREEWGVYTEPAGF; this is encoded by the coding sequence ATGGACGCTCACGCCATCGAGGAAGGCCGCCGACGCTGGCAGGCCCGCTACGACGCCGCCCGCAAGCGCGACGCAGACTTCACCACGCTCTCCGGCGATCCCGTGGAGCCGGTGTACGGGCCCCGGCCGGGGGACACGTACGAGGGATTCGAGCGGATCGGCTGGCCCGGGGAGTACCCGTTCACGCGCGGGCTCCATCCGACCGGCTACCGGGGGCGTACGTGGACGATCCGCCAGTTCGCCGGGTTCGGCAACGCCGAGCAGACGAACGAGCGGTACAAGATGATCCTGGCCGCCGGTGGCGGCGGCCTGTCCGTGGCCTTCGACATGCCGACGCTGATGGGCCGCGACTCCGACGACCCGCGCTCGCTGGGCGAGGTCGGGCACTGCGGCGTGGCCATCGACTCGGCCGCCGACATGGAGGTCCTGTTCAAGGACATCCCGCTCGGGGACGTGACGACCTCCATGACGATCAGCGGGCCCGCCGTGCCCGTGTTCTGCATGTACCTGGTCGCCGCCGAGCGGCAGGGCGTGGAACCCGCCGTGCTGAACGGCACCCTGCAGACGGACATCTTCAAGGAGTACATCGCCCAGAAGGAGTGGCTGTTCCAGCCGGAGCCCCATCTGCGGCTGATCGGCGACCTGATGGAGCACTGCGCGGCCGGCATCCCCGCCTACAAGCCGCTGTCGGTGTCCGGCTACCACATCCGCGAGGCCGGTGCGACGGCCGCGCAGGAGCTGGCGTACACCCTCGCGGACGGGTTCGGGTACGTGGAGCTGGGGCTCTCGCGCGGCCTGGACGTGGACGTGTTCGCGCCCGGGCTGAGCTTCTTCTTCGACGCGCACCTCGACTTCTTCGAGGAGATCGCCAAGTTCCGTGCCGCGCGCCGGATCTGGGCGCGCTGGATGCGGGACGTGTACGGCGCGCAGAGCGACAAGGCGCAGTGGCTGCGGTTCCACACGCAGACCGCCGGTGTGTCGCTGACCGCGCAGCAGCCGTACAACAACGTGGTGCGTACGGCGGTGGAGGCGCTGTCCGCCGTGCTCGGCGGGACCAACTCGCTGCACACCAACGCGCTGGACGAGACGCTGGCGCTGCCGAGCGAGCAGGCGGCGGAGATCGCGCTGCGCACGCAGCAGGTGCTGATGGAGGAGACCGGGGTCGCCAACGTGGCGGATCCGCTGGGCGGTTCGTGGTACGTCGAGCAGCTCACCGACCGCATCGAGGCGGACGCGGAGAAGATCTTCGAGCAGATCAAGGAGCGGGGGCTGCGGGCCCACCCCGACGGGCAGCACCCGATCGGGCCGATCACGTCCGGGATCCTGCGGGGGATCGAGGACGGGTGGTTCACCGGGGAGATCGCCGAGTCGGCGTTCCGGTACCAGCAGGCTCTGGAGAAGGGTGAGAAGCGGGTCGTGGGCGTGAACGTCGCGACCGGCTCGGTCACCGGGGACCTGGAGATCCTGCGGGTCAGTCATGAGGTGGAGCGGGAGCAGGTCCGCATTCTGGGGGAGCGGAAGGGGGCTCGTGACGAGGCCGCTGTGCGTTCGGCACTGGAGGCGATGCTGGCTGCCGCGCGGGGCGGGTCCAACATGATCGAGCCGATGCTGGAGGCTGTTCGGGCCGAGGCGACGCTGGGGGAGATCTGTGGGGTGCTGCGGGAGGAGTGGGGGGTGTACACGGAGCCGGCGGGCTTCTAG
- a CDS encoding DUF3817 domain-containing protein, whose protein sequence is MKRSVLTRYRVMAYVTGVLLVLLTLGVIAKYGLQIDGAEKFTTFVGIAHGWLYVVYLIFAFDLGSKAKWPVGRQLWVLLAGTIPTAAFFVERKVSRELEAKIAEPAPVAAEA, encoded by the coding sequence ATGAAACGAAGCGTGCTGACCCGCTACCGCGTCATGGCCTACGTCACCGGCGTGCTGCTGGTCCTGCTGACCCTGGGCGTCATCGCCAAGTACGGGCTTCAGATCGACGGGGCGGAGAAGTTCACCACCTTCGTCGGCATCGCCCACGGCTGGCTGTACGTCGTGTACCTGATCTTCGCCTTCGACCTCGGCTCCAAGGCGAAGTGGCCCGTCGGTCGCCAGCTCTGGGTTCTCCTGGCCGGAACGATCCCGACCGCCGCATTCTTCGTCGAGCGGAAGGTCAGCCGGGAGCTGGAGGCGAAGATCGCCGAGCCGGCTCCGGTGGCCGCTGAGGCGTAG